In Castor canadensis chromosome 11, mCasCan1.hap1v2, whole genome shotgun sequence, a single genomic region encodes these proteins:
- the Pdc gene encoding phosducin produces the protein MSSPQSRDDKDSKERFSRKMSIQEYELIHQDKEDENCLRKYRRQCMQNMHQKLSFGPRYGFVYELETGEQFLETIEKEQKITTIIVHIYEGGIKSCDAINSSLTCLAAEYPMVKFCKIKASNTGAGDRFSSDVLPTLLVYKGGELISNFISVAKQFAGEFFAGDVEAFLNEYGLLPEREMQTPEQTNMEEEDIE, from the coding sequence ATGAGCATTCAAGAATATGAACTGATCCACCAAGACAAAGAGGATGAAAATTGCCTTCGTAAATACCGTAGACAGTGCATGCAGAATATGCATCAGAAGCTGAGTTTTGGGCCTAGGTATGGATTTGTGTATGAGCTGGAAACAGGGGAGCAATTCCTGGAAACAATAGAAAAGGAGCAGAAGATCACCACAATCATTgttcatatttatgaaggtggcaTTAAGAGTTGTGATGCTATAAACAGTAGTTTAACATGCCTTGCAGCAGAATACCCCATGGtcaaattttgtaaaataaaagctTCTAATACAGGTGCTGGGGACCGCTTTTCCTCAGATGTACTCCCCACACTGCTTGTGTACAAAGGTGGGGAACTCATAAGCAATTTTATTAGTGTTGCTAAACAGTTTGCTGGAGAATTTTTTGCTGGGGATGTAGAGGCTTTCCTAAATGAATATGGATTACTACCTGAAAGAGAGATGCAGACCCCTGAGCAGACCAACATGGAAGAAGAAGATATTGAATAA